One window from the genome of Streptomyces sp. NBC_00287 encodes:
- a CDS encoding macro domain-containing protein, protein MSPGAAEFEVASVLREVKMVRVEGLVRIRDLDLPLLRRAAAPHSGSVTDAWPVEVENLLRTAVTRLGGGSLQTAAEFTLGLAPGMRDRPAADRRKLAARVYNVSVERFRKSQEEMVLAQVAEQVCWLAGTGARRTPGSQPTLLAPHLQHRTLRVGPIGVTLHVHPVELVRNVDVIVSPTNTHLALPEMFKASVPAALRRAGAVRDARGDVTADPVHEELARWRRENGVAGRPVLPGTVAPTGPGTLAARGVRRIYHAAVTVPRPGTNDYDVTPQDVAGAATRALALMDEEREALAPPLRSICFPLLGAGRGGLPPGTSVSALWSALSADSARDRELHLVVRRPLLAELIADVLGVTQHRLAPGELEDSEEKGHRCG, encoded by the coding sequence ATGTCCCCTGGTGCTGCGGAGTTCGAGGTCGCGTCGGTCCTCAGGGAGGTGAAGATGGTCCGGGTGGAGGGCCTGGTCCGGATCCGTGACCTGGACCTCCCGCTGCTGCGGCGCGCGGCCGCCCCGCACTCTGGCTCGGTCACCGACGCCTGGCCCGTCGAGGTCGAGAACCTGCTCCGCACGGCGGTGACCCGGCTCGGCGGGGGCTCCCTCCAGACGGCGGCCGAGTTCACGCTCGGCCTCGCCCCCGGAATGCGGGACCGTCCGGCGGCGGACCGGCGCAAACTCGCCGCACGTGTCTACAACGTCAGCGTCGAACGGTTTCGCAAGAGCCAGGAGGAGATGGTCCTCGCCCAGGTCGCCGAGCAGGTCTGCTGGCTCGCCGGCACCGGCGCGCGCCGCACCCCGGGCAGCCAACCCACCCTCCTCGCACCGCACTTGCAGCACCGCACGCTGCGCGTCGGACCGATCGGCGTGACGCTCCATGTGCACCCCGTGGAACTGGTCCGGAACGTGGATGTGATCGTCTCGCCCACCAACACCCATCTCGCCCTGCCCGAGATGTTCAAGGCCTCCGTACCGGCCGCGCTGCGCCGGGCCGGTGCCGTGCGCGACGCGCGGGGCGATGTGACCGCCGACCCGGTGCACGAGGAACTGGCCCGGTGGCGCCGGGAGAACGGCGTGGCCGGACGCCCGGTCCTCCCCGGCACCGTCGCGCCGACCGGGCCTGGCACCCTCGCCGCGCGCGGTGTCCGCCGTATCTACCACGCGGCCGTCACCGTCCCCCGACCCGGCACCAACGACTACGACGTCACCCCGCAGGACGTGGCCGGGGCCGCGACCCGCGCGCTGGCCCTGATGGACGAGGAACGCGAAGCCCTCGCCCCGCCGTTGCGCTCGATCTGCTTCCCCCTGCTCGGTGCGGGGCGCGGCGGGCTGCCGCCGGGGACCAGTGTGAGCGCCCTGTGGTCGGCGCTGTCCGCCGACTCCGCGCGGGACCGCGAACTGCACCTGGTCGTCCGCAGACCCCTGCTGGCCGAACTGATCGCCGACGTCCTCGGCGTGACCCAACACCGCCTTGCCCCAGGTGAGTTAGAAGACAGCGAGGAGAAAGGTCATCGTTGCGGGTGA
- a CDS encoding dihydrofolate reductase family protein — MGKLVSTIFVTLDGVYQAPGGPQEDTRDGFTQGGWSFWFADDDFGRFINDVFDRAGAFLLGRRTYDIFSSYWPKVTDPEDPVASRLNALPKYVPSNTLTDPDWDGTTVISGDLAKEITALKERTDGELQIHGSGALVHSLLGLGVLDTLHLLTFPVVLGSGRRLFTEGTAPTAFRNTGGSVTSKGVSIQSYDLAGKPEYGEYKLPENA, encoded by the coding sequence ATGGGCAAGCTCGTCTCCACCATCTTCGTCACCCTCGACGGCGTCTACCAGGCCCCGGGCGGTCCCCAGGAGGACACCCGTGACGGCTTCACCCAGGGCGGCTGGAGCTTCTGGTTCGCCGACGACGACTTCGGCCGGTTCATCAACGACGTCTTCGACCGCGCCGGCGCCTTCCTCCTCGGCCGCCGTACGTACGACATCTTCAGCTCCTATTGGCCCAAGGTGACCGACCCCGAGGACCCGGTTGCCTCACGGCTCAACGCCCTGCCCAAGTACGTCCCCTCCAACACCCTCACCGACCCGGACTGGGACGGCACCACGGTGATCAGCGGCGACCTGGCCAAGGAGATCACCGCGCTCAAGGAGCGCACGGACGGCGAGCTCCAGATCCACGGCAGCGGCGCGCTGGTCCACTCCCTGCTGGGCCTCGGCGTCCTGGACACGCTCCACCTGCTGACCTTCCCGGTCGTCCTGGGCTCGGGCCGCCGCCTCTTCACGGAGGGCACCGCCCCGACGGCCTTCCGGAACACCGGCGGCAGCGTCACCTCGAAGGGCGTCTCCATCCAGTCGTACGACCTGGCGGGCAAGCCGGAGTACGGGGAGTACAAACTCCCCGAGAACGCCTAG
- a CDS encoding RES family NAD+ phosphorylase, producing MGKYPPPETLPGEPTRAVLRAGTPVYRVHSTHRAPTAYNTRPSHPFYYGGRFDSTPHDPYGYLYVGFGVGAAVSEVLLRSLPFDSDGSPRLLPRVAFERRTLSFLRLTADIEVVSLMSGADLAAVAQDSWLVHTEGADYPQTRDWGHWIRRRTKPWAQGFVWPSKREPADRVAVLFDDRGGGPVLETTGAPSVDFGTDEGERWLNGVLAPYRTQAAPRRPERDW from the coding sequence ATGGGCAAGTACCCGCCCCCCGAGACCCTGCCGGGCGAACCAACCCGCGCCGTACTGCGCGCCGGTACGCCCGTCTACCGCGTCCACTCCACGCACCGCGCCCCGACCGCGTACAACACCCGCCCCTCGCACCCCTTCTACTACGGCGGCCGGTTCGACAGCACGCCCCACGACCCGTACGGCTACCTCTACGTCGGCTTCGGCGTGGGCGCCGCGGTGAGCGAGGTGCTGCTGCGCTCGCTGCCCTTCGACAGTGACGGAAGTCCGCGTCTGCTGCCGCGCGTCGCCTTCGAGCGGCGCACTCTGTCCTTCCTGCGGCTGACCGCCGATATCGAGGTCGTGTCGCTGATGTCCGGCGCGGACCTCGCGGCGGTGGCCCAGGACAGCTGGCTGGTGCACACCGAGGGCGCGGACTATCCGCAGACCCGCGACTGGGGGCACTGGATCCGCCGCCGGACGAAACCCTGGGCACAGGGCTTCGTCTGGCCGTCGAAACGCGAGCCCGCCGACCGGGTCGCCGTCCTCTTCGACGACCGGGGCGGGGGACCGGTCCTCGAAACCACGGGCGCACCCTCCGTCGACTTCGGGACGGACGAGGGCGAGCGCTGGCTCAACGGCGTGCTCGCGCCGTACAGGACACAGGCCGCGCCCCGGCGGCCGGAACGGGACTGGTGA
- a CDS encoding AIM24 family protein, with protein MTLQQEIVGNAMQMAVVSLQPGQTVYCEAGKFLFKTTNVTMETRLTGPSSGGQAQGGQQGGAGGMGGMLRQAMGTAMQVGQRVLAGESIAFQYFTSQGGEGTVGFAGVLPGEMRALELDGTRAWFAEKDAFVAAESTVDFGIAFQGGKTGMKGGEGFVLEKFTGRGTVIIAGAGNFIDLNPAEFGGRIEVDTGCVVAFEEGIQYGVQRVGGLNRQGMMNAVFGGEGLSLATLEGNGRVILQSLTIESLANALKKAQGGDKQGPTGGLFSSNAG; from the coding sequence GTGACTCTTCAGCAAGAAATCGTCGGCAACGCCATGCAGATGGCGGTCGTCAGCCTTCAGCCCGGGCAGACGGTGTACTGCGAGGCGGGCAAGTTCCTCTTCAAGACCACCAACGTGACGATGGAGACCCGCCTGACGGGCCCGTCGAGCGGCGGGCAAGCGCAGGGCGGCCAGCAGGGCGGAGCCGGTGGCATGGGGGGCATGCTCCGTCAGGCCATGGGCACCGCCATGCAGGTCGGCCAGCGTGTCCTCGCCGGCGAGTCGATCGCGTTCCAGTACTTCACCTCCCAGGGCGGCGAAGGCACCGTCGGCTTCGCGGGCGTCCTCCCCGGCGAGATGCGCGCCCTGGAGCTGGACGGCACGCGCGCGTGGTTCGCCGAGAAGGACGCCTTCGTCGCGGCCGAGTCCACCGTCGACTTCGGCATCGCCTTCCAGGGTGGCAAGACCGGCATGAAGGGCGGCGAGGGCTTCGTCCTGGAGAAGTTCACCGGCCGCGGCACCGTGATCATCGCGGGCGCCGGCAACTTCATCGACCTCAACCCCGCCGAGTTCGGCGGCCGTATCGAGGTCGACACGGGCTGCGTCGTCGCCTTCGAGGAGGGCATCCAGTACGGCGTCCAGCGCGTCGGCGGCCTCAACCGCCAGGGCATGATGAACGCCGTCTTCGGCGGCGAGGGCCTCTCCCTGGCGACCCTGGAGGGCAACGGCCGGGTGATCCTGCAGTCCCTCACGATCGAGAGCCTCGCCAACGCCCTGAAGAAGGCCCAGGGCGGCGACAAGCAGGGCCCGACCGGCGGACTGTTCTCCAGCAACGCGGGGTGA
- a CDS encoding sensor histidine kinase: protein MPGPESQPFVEQRWLLPSAVVKELDPDGERPGRRYRRTARDWAVDFSCFLVAVCIGLLGADALDQEDLPQAVAALDQVLGALACAAVWLRRRWPLGLAVAMLPVGLLSATAGGAALVATFTLAVHRPFRYVAWVSGAALVLMPLFYWYRPDPEIPYGWTIFIGLVLTGAAVGWGMFVRSKRQLMLSLRDRARRAETEAQLRAEQAQRLAREAIAREMHDVLAHRLTLLSVHAGALEFRPDAPQEEIARAAGVIRESAHEALQDLREIIGVLRAGERDDSSRPQPTLGGLEALVAESREAGMKVAFDNRVTEPAAVPASVGRTAYRIAQEGLTNARKHAPGTEVTLTVTGGPGEGLDIRVNNPAPEHDVPHVPGSGQGLIGLTERATLTGGHLEHGPTADGGFEVRARLPWG from the coding sequence ATGCCGGGGCCCGAGTCGCAGCCCTTCGTCGAGCAGCGCTGGCTGCTGCCCTCGGCCGTGGTGAAGGAGCTCGACCCCGACGGCGAGCGCCCGGGGCGCCGGTACCGGCGTACCGCGCGTGACTGGGCGGTCGACTTCTCCTGCTTCCTGGTGGCCGTCTGCATCGGCCTGCTGGGCGCCGACGCCCTGGACCAGGAGGACCTCCCCCAGGCCGTGGCCGCCCTCGACCAGGTGCTCGGCGCGCTCGCCTGCGCGGCGGTCTGGCTGCGCCGCCGCTGGCCGCTCGGGCTCGCCGTGGCGATGCTCCCGGTCGGCCTCCTGTCCGCCACCGCGGGCGGCGCGGCCCTCGTCGCGACGTTCACACTCGCCGTGCACCGGCCCTTCCGGTACGTCGCCTGGGTGAGCGGAGCCGCGCTGGTGCTGATGCCGCTCTTCTACTGGTACCGGCCCGACCCCGAGATCCCGTACGGCTGGACGATCTTCATCGGCCTGGTGCTGACCGGCGCCGCCGTCGGCTGGGGCATGTTCGTCCGCTCCAAGCGCCAGCTCATGCTCAGCCTGCGCGACCGCGCCCGCCGCGCCGAGACCGAGGCGCAACTGCGCGCCGAGCAGGCCCAACGGCTGGCGCGCGAGGCCATCGCCCGGGAGATGCACGACGTCCTCGCCCATCGGCTGACCCTGCTGAGCGTGCACGCGGGCGCGCTGGAGTTCCGGCCCGACGCGCCCCAGGAGGAGATCGCGCGGGCCGCCGGGGTCATCCGGGAGAGCGCGCACGAGGCCCTCCAGGATTTGCGGGAGATCATCGGCGTACTGCGGGCGGGGGAGCGCGACGATTCGAGCCGGCCCCAGCCCACCCTCGGCGGTCTGGAGGCGCTGGTCGCCGAGTCCCGCGAGGCCGGCATGAAGGTCGCCTTCGACAACCGCGTGACCGAGCCCGCCGCCGTCCCCGCCTCCGTCGGCCGCACCGCGTACCGCATCGCCCAGGAGGGCCTCACCAACGCCCGCAAACACGCCCCCGGCACCGAGGTCACCCTCACGGTCACCGGCGGACCGGGCGAGGGCCTCGACATCCGCGTAAACAACCCGGCGCCGGAGCACGACGTACCGCATGTGCCCGGCTCCGGGCAGGGGCTGATCGGACTGACGGAACGGGCGACCCTGACCGGCGGTCACCTGGAGCACGGCCCCACGGCGGACGGGGGTTTCGAGGTGCGGGCGCGGCTGCCCTGGGGGTGA
- a CDS encoding ribonuclease domain-containing protein has product MRFPPRITRIGAAAAVLSALLVGGTVTATPAAAAVGSICYSDLPSQAHDTLDLIEQGGPYPYRQDGTVFQNREGILPSQSTGYYHEYTVITPGSSTRGARRIVTGDEYQEDYYTADHYASFDLVDYDC; this is encoded by the coding sequence ATGAGATTCCCCCCACGAATCACTCGCATCGGCGCCGCGGCCGCCGTCCTGTCCGCCCTCCTCGTCGGTGGCACCGTCACCGCCACCCCGGCCGCCGCCGCGGTCGGCAGCATCTGTTACAGCGACCTGCCCTCCCAGGCGCACGACACGCTGGATCTGATCGAGCAGGGCGGCCCCTACCCGTACCGGCAGGACGGCACGGTCTTCCAGAACCGGGAAGGCATCCTGCCCAGCCAGTCCACCGGGTACTACCACGAGTACACGGTCATCACGCCCGGTTCGTCCACGCGCGGAGCTCGCCGGATCGTCACCGGTGACGAGTACCAGGAGGACTACTACACGGCCGACCACTACGCCTCGTTCGACCTGGTCGACTACGACTGCTGA